Proteins encoded together in one Mobula birostris isolate sMobBir1 chromosome 7, sMobBir1.hap1, whole genome shotgun sequence window:
- the LOC140200973 gene encoding neuropeptide Y receptor type 6-like encodes MEESRYNHSVNISEVIYDGTRPHFADFDSCQASSPVMFLLILAYGTVTIVGLFGNFCLIFIITRQKENHNVTNILIANLSVSDILICVMCIPFTIVYTLMDYWIFGDVMCKANSFVQCVSVTVSILSLVLIAIERHQLIVNPRGWKPSVSHACWGIVLIWFISLIISFPFITFHLLTDEPFRNVSLHSEFYKDKFVCIEIWPSETDRLVFTTCLLVFQYFAPFCFIFVCYLKIFICLKKRNGMADKMRENENRINESKRINMMLVSIVVAFTVCWLPLNIFNVVYDWNHEALMNCHYNLVFTICHLSAMISTCINPIFYGFLNKNFQKDFNMLIHCKYQATQEEYENIGLSAIHTDVSKCSLKLNNSFPNT; translated from the coding sequence ATGGAAGAGTCAAGGTACAATCACAGTGTAAATATTTCTGAAGTTATCTATGATGGCACCAGGCCCCATTTTGCAGACTTTGATTCATGCCAAGCATCTTCACCTGTAATGTTTCTGTTAATTCTTGCATATGGTACAGTAACTATTGTAGGGCTCTTTGGTAATTTCTGCCTTATTTTCATCATAACAAGACAGAAAGAAAATCATAATGTCACTAATATCCTGATTGCAAATCTTTCTGTATCTGATATTCTTATCTGTGTCATGTGTATTCCTTTCACTATTGTCTATACACTGATGGATTACTGGATTTTTGGAGATGTCATGTGCAAAGCAAACTCATTTGTCCAGTGTGTATCTGTTACTGTGTCTATACTTTCTTTAGTTCTGATTGCTATTGAAAGACACCAGCTAATTGTAAACCCACGTGGCTGGAAGCCTAGTGTCTCCCACGCTTGTTGGGGGATTGTACTCATCTGGTTCATATCCCTAATAATCTCCTTCCCCTTTATCACATTTCATTTGCTTACAGATGAACCTTTTAGAAATGTCTCTTTGCACTCAGAATTTTACAAAGATAAATTTGTCTGTATTGAGATCTGGCCATCAGAAACCGATAGACTAGTCTTTACCACCTGTCTCCTTGTGTTTCAGTACTTTGCTCCCTTCTGCTTTATATTTGTTTGCTACCTAAAAATCTTTATATGCCTAAAGAAAAGAAATGGCATGGCGGATAAAATGAGAGAAAATGAAAATCGGATAAATGAAAGCAAAAGGATAAACATGATGCTGGTTTCAATTGTAGTAGCATTTACAGTCTGTTGGTTACCATTGAACATCTTCAATGTTGTCTATGACTGGAATCATGAAGCACTGATGAACTGCCACTATAATCTTGTATTTACAATATGTCATTTATCAGCAATGATATCGACCTGTATTAATCCCATCTTTTACGGATTTCTCAATAAGAATTTTCAGAAGGATTTTAATATGCTAATTCACTGCAAATACCAAGCTACTCAAGAAGAGTATGAAAATATTGGTCTTTCAGCCATTCATACAGATGTATCGAAATGCTCCCTGAAATTAAACAATTCCTTCCCAAATACCTAA